In the Brachyhypopomus gauderio isolate BG-103 chromosome 4, BGAUD_0.2, whole genome shotgun sequence genome, one interval contains:
- the c1ql2 gene encoding complement C1q-like protein 2, whose product MLVTLIIAIPLLVHTAKTSAHYEMMGTCRMICDPYSPKPSATALEVIQDLGAIPPPPFSRGTKGEPGRPGKPGPRGPPGEPGPPGPRGPPGDRGDSGKPGFTGLTSGTARTDTGEFGSAFVSIKIAFYVGLKNPHEGYEVLRFDDVVTNLGNHYDPSTGKFTCQVSGIYFFTYHVLMRGGDGTSMWADLCKNGQVRASAIAQDADQNYDYASNSVVLHLDSGDEIYVKLDGGKAHGGNNNKYSTFSGFILYPD is encoded by the exons ATGCTGGTGACGCTGATTATCGCGATCCCGCTGCTGGTCCACACTGCCAAGACCTCCGCGCACTACGAGATGATGGGCACCTGCCGCATGATTTGCGATCCATATAGTCCCAAACCGAGCGCGACGGCACTGGAGGTCATTCAGGACCTCGGCGCTATCCCGCCTCCACCCTTCTCGCGAGGGACTAAAGGGGAACCCGGACGCCCAGGGAAACCTGGACCAAGGGGTCCTCCCGGTGAACCGGGTCCTCCCGGTCCGCGAGGACCACCTGGTGACCGGGGGGACTCCGGGAAACCTGGATTTACCGGACTCACGTCGGGAACAGCCAGGACTGATACTGGAGAATTTGGTTCAGCATTCGTAAGCATCAAGATCGCTTTTTATGTCGGTCTCAAAAACCCTCATGAGGGCTACGAAGTGCTGCGGTTTGATGATGTGGTAACAAACTTAGGCAATCACTACGACCCGTCTACCGGCAAGTTCACGTGCCAGGTGTCTGGAATATACTTCTTTACGTACCATGTGCTAATGCGTGGGGGAGATGGCACAAGCATGTGGGCAGACCTCTGTAAAAACGGACAG GTGCGCGCGAGTGCAATTGCCCAGGACGCGGACCAAAACTATGATTACGCGAGCAACAGTGTGGTACTACATCTGGACTCTGGTGACGAGATATACGTCAAATTGGACGGCGGGAAGGCACACGGGGGCAACAATAATAAATACAGTACGTTTTCTGGTTTCATTCTGTACCCGGACTGA